One genomic window of Sodaliphilus pleomorphus includes the following:
- the porU gene encoding type IX secretion system sortase PorU codes for MIHHPVVARALCIGLLACATAIAAFGFNASNYASTSKLATGKWVKISVAESGVYQLTSDELKAMGFSSPEKVRVYGRGGNVLSEVLDGKAPDDLTMVPVAKYGDKICFYGRGPLTAEIADPRTKVPHYTRKINPYATRGCYFLTEEAGTGDTIETAPTSLTMGTMPRATSLDYCLHEQELTSPGSSGKTLLGEDIASAETSFGFKLPGLVSGTPVLAYTSVGAKVSALANIYTYIDMGGYTDTVAYSSTTNKIYASTSTTVYYNSATTLGQVTPRGHSETGKVRLGISTTGQVTNANLDYVMLTYYHSNAIPRGQSQVRMGFANLTDTDRIELQDVAGGNLVVWNIDDPAAPKRCDYTTYVIADSTAAGTTIVHGFTPGQDLRSSQYIAFNPQDTLMCISGWEAVDNQNIHGEATPHMVIVTCKPFMQQAQRIANMHAKVDGWRVLVVDQEKVFNEFSSGTPDAMAIRLMNKMFYDRDKSTFRYLLLLGCGTYDNRSLVSKKANTVLTYESDNSSDESYSYVCDDFYGMLDDNSGSNMSTSTLRLGVGRIPSATVDEATSDVDKLLNYVENPDYGPWRDNAMFWADDIQFSENTLHVFQAEGALQLINQELGVGFNTDRAYVSMYPVATELAEPGQSAETYTAVEAKRHISQMFNTGQYFATYVGHAGPISFGRSSHLWTQTDAEHCVNEHLPIMTTACCDIARYDSETRGVGEIMFHKPDGGVIAMITSARTVNASDNDALNRLFINAMFAFGKTGQYPRIGDAYMACKQPVGRTSSYNLNKMSFLLLGDPAIKVNYPKPLFKVSKVNGYNIDENTKSYTMPLRTVSIEAKVMKSDLKSVDTSFNGDGYFTLYDRETRYIQATQNFNGTKTTRDVYYPRNMLAQVKGRVVKGVMTAQITIPRYVESVTGNTGLISFYAHQDNSSTMVNGRYTKLLIDTYAPTGAIVDNEPPVVHDMYFNDAADAAESVLVPSNSTLYINVSDNVAVNTQKGGVGTSMNLKLDGGKTSYMLVKDYAVATNNGKNVNIAFPMTGLESGTHTLTFEVCDVACNKTSRTITFTVGEASRAAISTRESVVSDQVVFELKSETAVTPSMTLKVTDSSGNLVYTKPDCTFPWTWDLTTKSGQRLKPARYRYYGTYEAGNHYGGTAIGTFTVLEKQK; via the coding sequence ATGATACACCACCCTGTCGTTGCAAGAGCCTTGTGCATCGGGCTGCTTGCCTGTGCAACGGCAATAGCCGCTTTCGGGTTCAATGCCTCCAACTATGCCTCGACGTCAAAACTGGCTACGGGAAAATGGGTAAAAATATCGGTAGCTGAATCGGGTGTTTACCAGCTCACCAGCGACGAGCTCAAGGCCATGGGCTTCTCGTCGCCCGAGAAGGTGAGAGTGTACGGCAGGGGAGGCAACGTGCTGAGCGAGGTGCTCGACGGCAAGGCCCCCGACGACTTGACGATGGTGCCCGTGGCGAAATACGGCGACAAGATATGCTTCTATGGGCGCGGCCCGCTCACTGCCGAGATAGCCGACCCACGCACCAAGGTGCCGCACTACACACGCAAAATCAACCCTTATGCCACCAGGGGCTGCTACTTTCTCACCGAGGAGGCAGGCACCGGGGATACCATCGAGACAGCCCCCACAAGCCTCACGATGGGCACCATGCCCCGCGCCACAAGCCTCGACTATTGCCTGCACGAGCAAGAGCTCACAAGTCCCGGCAGCTCGGGCAAGACGCTGCTGGGCGAAGACATCGCATCGGCCGAGACAAGTTTCGGCTTCAAGCTGCCAGGGCTTGTGAGCGGCACACCTGTACTTGCCTATACCAGCGTGGGGGCCAAGGTATCGGCCCTTGCCAACATTTACACCTACATCGACATGGGCGGCTACACCGACACGGTAGCCTACTCATCGACAACCAACAAAATTTATGCCTCGACCTCGACAACTGTGTACTACAACAGCGCCACAACCCTGGGGCAAGTGACGCCAAGAGGTCACAGCGAGACGGGCAAGGTGCGATTGGGAATAAGCACAACCGGACAAGTGACCAATGCCAACCTCGACTATGTGATGCTCACCTACTATCACAGCAATGCCATACCCCGCGGCCAGAGCCAGGTGCGCATGGGCTTTGCCAACCTTACAGACACCGACCGCATTGAGCTTCAAGACGTGGCTGGCGGCAACCTGGTGGTGTGGAACATCGACGACCCGGCCGCGCCCAAGCGTTGCGACTACACGACCTACGTCATAGCCGACAGCACAGCAGCAGGCACAACGATCGTGCACGGGTTCACGCCAGGGCAGGACCTGCGCAGCAGTCAGTACATCGCCTTCAATCCACAAGACACCCTGATGTGCATATCTGGCTGGGAGGCCGTCGACAACCAGAACATTCACGGCGAGGCCACCCCCCACATGGTCATCGTCACCTGCAAGCCCTTCATGCAGCAGGCGCAACGCATCGCCAACATGCATGCCAAGGTCGACGGCTGGCGTGTGCTGGTAGTTGACCAGGAGAAAGTATTCAACGAGTTCTCGAGCGGCACACCCGATGCCATGGCCATCAGACTGATGAACAAGATGTTCTATGACCGCGACAAGAGCACATTCCGCTACTTGCTGCTGCTGGGCTGCGGCACCTACGACAACCGCTCGCTGGTGTCGAAAAAAGCCAACACGGTGCTCACCTATGAGAGCGACAACAGCAGCGACGAGAGCTATTCCTACGTGTGCGACGACTTCTACGGCATGCTCGACGACAACTCGGGCAGCAACATGAGCACATCGACATTGCGGCTCGGGGTGGGCCGCATCCCGTCGGCCACTGTCGACGAGGCCACCAGCGACGTCGACAAGCTCCTGAACTATGTGGAAAATCCCGACTACGGCCCCTGGCGCGACAACGCCATGTTCTGGGCCGACGACATCCAGTTCAGCGAGAACACGCTGCACGTGTTCCAGGCCGAGGGTGCATTGCAGCTCATCAACCAGGAGCTGGGCGTGGGATTCAATACCGACCGTGCCTATGTGTCGATGTATCCCGTGGCCACCGAGCTCGCCGAGCCAGGTCAGAGTGCCGAAACCTATACGGCCGTAGAGGCCAAGCGCCACATCTCGCAGATGTTCAACACGGGCCAGTATTTTGCAACCTACGTGGGCCATGCCGGCCCCATCTCGTTTGGCCGCTCAAGCCACTTGTGGACACAGACCGATGCCGAGCACTGCGTCAACGAGCACCTGCCCATCATGACCACCGCCTGCTGCGACATTGCCCGCTACGACAGTGAGACCCGTGGCGTGGGCGAAATCATGTTTCACAAGCCCGACGGCGGGGTCATCGCCATGATAACCTCGGCCCGCACGGTGAACGCAAGCGACAACGATGCACTCAACCGTCTGTTTATCAATGCCATGTTTGCCTTCGGCAAAACGGGTCAATATCCACGCATAGGCGATGCCTACATGGCTTGCAAGCAGCCTGTAGGGCGCACCTCGTCCTACAATCTCAACAAGATGTCGTTTCTGCTGCTGGGCGACCCGGCCATCAAGGTGAACTATCCCAAGCCCCTTTTCAAGGTTTCTAAAGTCAACGGCTACAACATCGATGAAAACACAAAATCTTACACAATGCCTCTGCGCACGGTGAGCATCGAAGCCAAGGTGATGAAAAGCGACCTCAAGAGCGTCGACACCAGCTTCAATGGCGACGGCTACTTCACGCTCTACGACCGCGAAACCCGCTATATCCAAGCCACCCAGAACTTCAACGGCACCAAGACCACCCGCGATGTGTACTATCCGCGCAACATGCTCGCACAAGTAAAGGGCCGCGTGGTGAAGGGCGTGATGACCGCCCAAATCACCATACCGCGCTATGTAGAGAGCGTGACAGGCAACACGGGCCTCATCAGCTTCTACGCCCACCAGGACAACTCATCGACAATGGTCAACGGTCGCTACACAAAGCTGCTCATCGACACCTATGCTCCCACGGGGGCCATCGTCGACAACGAGCCGCCAGTGGTGCACGACATGTACTTCAACGACGCTGCCGATGCTGCCGAGAGCGTCCTGGTGCCCAGCAACTCCACACTCTACATCAACGTGAGCGACAATGTCGCCGTCAACACGCAGAAGGGCGGCGTGGGCACAAGCATGAACTTGAAACTCGACGGCGGCAAGACGTCGTACATGCTCGTGAAGGACTATGCCGTGGCCACCAACAACGGCAAGAACGTGAACATCGCCTTCCCCATGACAGGACTCGAGAGCGGCACCCACACGCTCACCTTCGAGGTGTGCGACGTGGCCTGCAACAAGACCTCACGCACCATCACCTTCACCGTGGGCGAAGCGAGCCGGGCTGCCATCAGCACCCGGGAATCGGTGGTGAGCGACCAAGTCGTGTTTGAGCTCAAGAGCGAGACCGCGGTCACCCCGTCGATGACACTAAAAGTGACCGACTCCAGCGGCAACCTTGTATACACAAAGCCAGACTGCACCTTCCCCTGGACCTGGGACTTGACCACAAAGAGCGGCCAACGGCTCAAGCCCGCACGCTACCGCTACTACGGCACCTACGAGGCCGGCAACCACTATGGCGGCACGGCAATAGGCACCTTCACCGTTCTCGAGAAGCAGAAGTAG
- the porU gene encoding type IX secretion system sortase PorU: MSMHISSSGIRKLALALLAGGATMLPAMALSTSHFASKSKLATGKWVKIALPQSGVYELTYTQLKEMGFDSPQQVRVYGSGGNMLSEVLDGKTYDDLVKVPVTRQNNKICFYGNGPVAMTPVDQLSSSPRYTRQNNAYSTLGYYFLTEENSTEATVATAAVAENTATTVRSTSLDYYVHEKELQSPSSSGKDLLGETLNNANGTFDYELKGLKPGTPIVVNTCLAAACTASTYVRAYLHVDGSTDTLGYTLSSSKIYAPSSSFIYYNYASPSTAVTPKKYNEKGKLEVSLYSPNGSVTSSYLDYFIITYWHDNNIALGSHGQLRMGINNQADSDLIELAGNNGGNLVVWNIDDPASPVRYDCAVHATADATGNAAQVYGFAPGIDKNWAQYVVFNPLDTLMQIAGWAPVENQNIHGASTPDMVIVTNKHFLDQAQRIAQMHYNEDHMQVLVLDQDQVFNEFSSGTPDAMALRLMNKMFYDRDKSKFRYMLLLGCGSYDNRGLSADKANRLITFETDCSNDENYSYVTDDFFGLLDDNSGYDISSDLLSIGVGRIPSATVAEAKTDVDKLVSYVVNPDYGVWRNNASFWADDTDLDDGLHPFQAEGVANMMTDSLATGMFMDKAYISMYYRGTLLAEPSASADKRILSAAGAKRHVVDMLEKGQYFATFVGHAGTTNFSRYGKLWIQSDVTSHIYEHLPIMTTACCDVARFDSNTRGIAEAMFHQVGGGAIAMLTSARDVYADGNDALNRAFINGMFSYRATGTMPRLGDAYKSAKRSFGTTSDHNKMSFLLLGDPAMKINYPKPHFKVQAVAGTSVATPAATVTVYPKQTFTVSAQVMKADGSAVDTGFNGDAYATLYSGKEVYDTITLRENRRSVERVIYYPRTVLSQVKGKVVNGQFTATLIVPDMADADGQNALIKIYAHNDGTAEMVNGDYAGLTIAANDPAHAVTDNAAPVIEAMYFNDEDTSPETDLIPSSSTLYIKANDDVAINTQDTSVGQSMSLMLDGTTSYTSVGNYATLSDNGRQLDIALPMHSLTSGRHTLTYTVYDIAGNHTSRTLSFVVGQASQASLSVQETPAVDKATFNIDSQLAQSPTVTLKVTDATGRLVWHKRVSTFPYTWDLAGDNGSRVAAGLYKCFGTYEAGNDYGGTPMCDLIVVDNYKRSK, encoded by the coding sequence ATGAGCATGCATATATCATCATCTGGCATAAGAAAACTGGCCCTTGCGCTGCTCGCTGGTGGCGCAACGATGCTGCCGGCAATGGCACTGAGCACATCGCACTTTGCCAGCAAGTCGAAGCTGGCCACGGGCAAATGGGTGAAGATCGCCCTGCCGCAATCGGGAGTCTATGAGCTCACCTACACCCAGCTCAAGGAGATGGGCTTCGACTCGCCCCAGCAGGTGCGCGTGTATGGCTCGGGAGGCAACATGCTGAGCGAGGTGCTCGACGGCAAGACCTACGACGACCTGGTAAAGGTGCCCGTGACCCGCCAAAACAACAAAATATGCTTCTACGGCAACGGACCTGTGGCCATGACGCCCGTCGACCAGCTCTCGTCGTCGCCGCGCTACACAAGGCAGAACAACGCCTACTCCACCCTGGGCTACTACTTCCTGACCGAGGAGAACAGCACAGAGGCCACCGTGGCCACTGCCGCTGTAGCCGAGAACACGGCCACTACAGTGCGCTCCACGAGCCTCGACTACTATGTGCACGAGAAAGAGCTGCAATCGCCCAGCTCATCGGGCAAGGACTTGCTGGGCGAAACGCTGAACAATGCCAATGGCACATTCGACTACGAGCTCAAAGGCCTCAAGCCAGGCACTCCCATCGTGGTGAACACGTGCCTGGCGGCAGCATGCACGGCTTCGACCTACGTGCGCGCCTACCTGCACGTCGACGGCAGCACCGACACGCTGGGCTACACGCTGTCGTCGTCCAAGATCTATGCGCCGTCGTCGTCATTCATCTACTACAACTATGCCTCGCCCAGCACGGCCGTCACCCCCAAGAAATACAACGAGAAAGGCAAACTTGAGGTGAGCCTCTACTCGCCCAACGGCTCGGTCACCAGCTCCTATCTCGACTACTTCATCATCACCTACTGGCACGACAACAACATCGCCCTGGGCTCGCACGGCCAGCTGCGCATGGGCATCAACAACCAGGCAGACAGCGACTTGATTGAACTCGCGGGCAACAATGGGGGCAACCTGGTGGTGTGGAATATCGACGACCCCGCCTCGCCGGTGCGCTACGACTGCGCTGTGCACGCCACTGCCGACGCCACGGGAAATGCCGCACAAGTGTATGGCTTCGCTCCCGGCATCGACAAGAACTGGGCACAATATGTCGTTTTCAATCCACTCGACACACTCATGCAAATAGCCGGGTGGGCACCTGTTGAAAACCAAAACATACACGGCGCATCCACCCCCGATATGGTCATTGTCACCAACAAGCACTTCCTCGATCAAGCCCAACGCATAGCACAGATGCACTACAACGAGGACCACATGCAAGTGCTCGTGCTCGACCAGGACCAGGTGTTCAACGAGTTCTCGAGCGGCACTCCCGACGCCATGGCACTGCGACTCATGAACAAGATGTTCTATGACCGCGACAAGAGCAAGTTCCGCTACATGCTGCTGCTGGGCTGCGGCTCCTACGACAACCGCGGCCTCTCGGCCGACAAGGCCAACCGGCTCATCACCTTTGAGACCGATTGCAGCAACGACGAGAACTACTCCTATGTGACCGACGACTTCTTTGGCTTGCTCGACGACAACTCGGGCTACGACATCTCGAGCGACCTGCTTAGCATAGGTGTGGGGCGCATCCCATCGGCCACGGTGGCCGAAGCCAAGACCGACGTCGACAAGCTTGTGAGCTATGTCGTGAATCCCGACTACGGGGTGTGGCGCAACAATGCCTCGTTCTGGGCCGACGACACCGACCTCGACGACGGTCTGCACCCCTTCCAGGCCGAGGGTGTAGCCAACATGATGACCGACAGCCTGGCCACAGGCATGTTTATGGACAAGGCCTATATATCGATGTATTATCGCGGCACCCTGCTGGCCGAGCCATCGGCGTCGGCCGACAAGCGAATACTCTCGGCTGCAGGCGCCAAGCGGCACGTGGTCGACATGCTTGAGAAGGGGCAGTACTTTGCCACCTTTGTGGGGCATGCCGGCACCACCAACTTCTCACGCTACGGGAAACTGTGGATACAGAGCGACGTCACTTCGCACATCTACGAGCATCTGCCCATCATGACCACCGCCTGCTGCGACGTTGCCCGCTTCGACAGCAACACCCGCGGCATAGCCGAAGCCATGTTTCACCAAGTGGGCGGAGGCGCCATCGCCATGCTCACCTCGGCCCGCGACGTCTATGCCGACGGCAACGACGCGCTGAACCGTGCCTTCATCAACGGCATGTTCTCCTATCGGGCCACCGGCACCATGCCGCGCCTGGGCGATGCCTACAAGTCCGCCAAGCGCTCGTTTGGCACAACGAGCGACCACAACAAGATGTCGTTTTTGCTGCTGGGCGACCCGGCCATGAAGATCAACTATCCCAAACCGCACTTCAAGGTACAAGCAGTGGCTGGCACCAGCGTTGCTACGCCCGCTGCAACGGTGACCGTGTATCCCAAGCAGACGTTCACCGTGAGCGCACAGGTGATGAAGGCCGACGGCAGCGCCGTCGACACGGGCTTCAACGGTGATGCCTATGCCACGCTCTACAGCGGCAAAGAGGTGTACGACACCATCACACTGCGCGAGAACCGCCGCAGCGTGGAACGCGTGATCTACTACCCGCGCACAGTGCTCTCGCAGGTGAAGGGCAAGGTGGTGAACGGCCAGTTCACTGCCACGCTCATCGTGCCCGACATGGCCGATGCCGATGGCCAGAACGCACTCATCAAGATATATGCCCACAACGACGGCACTGCCGAGATGGTGAATGGCGACTATGCCGGCCTGACAATAGCCGCCAACGACCCTGCCCACGCCGTGACCGACAATGCGGCACCTGTGATTGAGGCAATGTATTTCAACGACGAGGACACCAGCCCCGAGACCGACTTGATACCCTCCTCGTCGACACTCTACATCAAGGCCAACGACGATGTGGCCATCAACACCCAGGACACCTCGGTGGGCCAGAGCATGTCGCTCATGCTCGACGGCACCACATCGTATACAAGCGTAGGCAACTATGCCACCTTGAGCGACAACGGCCGGCAACTCGACATTGCACTGCCCATGCACTCACTCACGAGCGGCCGCCACACGCTCACCTACACGGTTTATGACATCGCCGGCAATCACACGAGCCGCACCTTGAGCTTTGTCGTGGGCCAGGCGAGTCAAGCCAGCCTAAGCGTGCAGGAGACCCCTGCCGTCGACAAGGCAACTTTCAACATCGACAGCCAACTCGCACAGTCGCCCACCGTGACGCTGAAGGTGACCGATGCCACCGGCCGGCTTGTGTGGCACAAGCGAGTGAGCACCTTCCCCTACACGTGGGACCTCGCGGGCGACAACGGCTCGCGCGTGGCTGCCGGGCTCTACAAGTGCTTTGGCACCTATGAGGCGGGCAACGACTACGGAGGCACGCCCATGTGCGACCTCATTGTAGTCGACAACTACAAGCGCAGCAAGTAG